A window from Solanum stenotomum isolate F172 chromosome 5, ASM1918654v1, whole genome shotgun sequence encodes these proteins:
- the LOC125865948 gene encoding uncharacterized protein LOC125865948: protein MMVCFCFLVDQKRTVRRSKPVAGWCSRCGHGAKVAEMYTSTRFCYIPFYTKSWKAIVCSFCGAILKYYT, encoded by the coding sequence ATGATGGTTTGTTTTTGCTTTCTGGTGGATCAAAAGAGGACGGTGCGGCGGAGTAAGCCGGTGGCTGGCTGGTGTTCGCGGTGCGGACACGGTGCTAAAGTGGCTGAGATGTATACATCAACTAGGTTTTGTTATATTCCATTTTATACCAAGTCTTGGAAGGCTATTGTTTGTAGTTTTTGTGGTGCCATTCTCAAATACTACACATAA